The proteins below come from a single Mangifera indica cultivar Alphonso chromosome 16, CATAS_Mindica_2.1, whole genome shotgun sequence genomic window:
- the LOC123199699 gene encoding cytochrome P450 71AU50-like, which yields MSLTWTLFAVLFALLFFLQSLKRPTSSKTKRLPPGPKGFPIFGSLHLVGKFPPRDFYELAKKHGSIMFLRLGLIPTVVVSSPQAAEQFLKTHDLNFASRPPVDTLKHIAYGQRNMAFSPYGSYWRTMRKICTLELLSRNKIVANQGMRKEELELMIEGIKEAADAGVAVDLTAKVTSVSADLTCRMVFGKKYADVEFDERGFNLVFQEGVKLAAIFNLGDYIPRIASLDLQGLTKRAKAVAKVFDDFFEKVIDEHVQSKDENRTKDFVDVMLSFMGSQETEHKIERDHVKAILLDMLVAAVDPSALAIGWTLSELFKHPEVMKRAQKELENVVGLDRMVEESDLENLEYLDMIMKEALRLHPVSPLIPYESAEDCTIDGYYIPKKSRVYINVWAIGRDSEAWTDSEKFFPERFVGSDIDLRGRHFQLLSFGSGRRICPGMQLGLIVLKLVLAQLLHCFDWKLPNGMLPSELDMTEVFGLAMHRANNLVGIPTYRLKKY from the exons ATGTCCTTGACATGGACCTTATTTGCAGTCCTCTTTGCTCTTCTCTTCTTCCTGCAATCTTTGAAACGGCCAACAAGTTCAAAGACTAAAAGGTTGCCTCCAGGGCCAAAAGGGTTCCCTATTTTCGGAAGCCTTCATTTGGTAGGCAAGTTTCCCCCCAGAGATTTCTATGAGCTTGCCAAAAAACATGGCTCCATCATGTTCTTGCGTTTAGGCTTGATTCCGACTGTTGTAGTTTCATCGCCTCAGGCTGCTGAACAGTTCTTGAAGACTCATGATCTTAACTTTGCCAGCAGGCCTCCTGTTGACACTCTAAAGCACATTGCTTATGGGCAAAGAAACATGGCGTTTTCTCCTTATGGATCTTACTGGCGAACCATGAGGAAGATTTGCACGCTGGAGCTTCTCAGCAGGAACAAGATTGTTGCAAACCAGGGCATGAGAAAGGAAGAGCTTGAGCTCATGATTGAGGGCATAAAAGAGGCTGCTGATGCGGGTGTTGCTGTTGATCTTACTGCCAAGGTGACGTCTGTCAGTGCAGACTTGACTTGCAGAATGGTGTTTGGGAAGAAATATGCAGATGTGGAGTTCGATGAGAGAGGATTTAACTTGGTGTTTCAAGAGGGGGTGAAATTGGCAGCCATTTTTAACCTGGGTGATTACATTCCTCGGATTGCTTCTCTTGATCTCCAGGGCCTGACTAAGCGAGCCAAGGCTGTTGCCAAGGTGTTCGATGACTTCTTTGAAAAGGTTATTGATGAGCATGTTCAATCCAAGGATGAAAATAGAACAAAGGACTTCGTTGATGTAATGCTGAGTTTCATGGGGTCACAAGAAACTGAACACAAAATTGAAAGAGACCACGTCAAAGCCATACTCTTG GATATGCTTGTAGCTGCAGTAGATCCTTCAGCTTTAGCCATTGGATGGACACTTTCGGAACTTTTCAAGCATCCAGAGGTGATGAAGAGAGCACAAAAAGAGTTAGAAAATGTTGTGGGATTAGACAGGATGGTTGAAGAATCAGATTTGGAGAACCTGGAATACTTAGACATGATTATGAAGGAAGCCTTGAGGCTCCATCCTGTATCACCTCTAATCCCTTATGAATCCGCAGAAGATTGCACCATAGATGGCTATTACATACCAAAAAAGTCCCGTGTCTACATAAATGTATGGGCAATCGGAAGAGATTCCGAAGCCTGGACTGATTCTGAGAAGTTTTTCCCAGAAAGGTTTGTCGGGAGCGATATCGATCTTCGTGGCCGCCACTTTCAGCTTCTCTCATTTGGATCCGGCCGGCGAATCTGCCCTGGAATGCAACTGGGACTCATAGTATTGAAGCTAGTGTTAGCACAACTTCTACATTGCTTTGATTGGAAGCTTCCCAATGGAATGTTGCCAAGTGAATTGGACATGACTGAGGTGTTTGGCCTTGCAATGCATAGAGCAAATAATCTTGTGGGCATTCCCACTTACCGtctgaaaaaatattaa
- the LOC123198907 gene encoding uncharacterized protein LOC123198907 produces MAKRRGRKPVKKAVSADDSHAKGSREPEIEDKEAAILQQEVERESAAARAIRDVEIEHTLTGLRLLRSCLNEEQLKTPVLQFFKENLPDLSIVRNKENGHFEVQWNDNDGNSCMYNADGRDIHTSLLQRMSIAYPFGSAAPSFGGYELSTKSVKTKVLGAENLQIRDFFPEEPSDSQMLGMHDAFRTPGATSQRLSIGMTPKTLRLPKPGEMLLSVHGSPLGVYKEENMEAIRESDED; encoded by the exons ATGGCGAAGCGAAGAGGGAGAAAACCGGTCAAGAAAGCGGTTTCAGCGGATGATTCACACGCCAAAGGCTCGAGAGAGCCCGAAATCGAAGACAAAGAAGCTGCGATTTTGCAGCAAGAAG TTGAACGAGAAAGTGCTGCAGCTAGGGCTATTCGTGATGTGGAGATTGAACATACACTTACTGGTTTGCGTTTACTAAGATCATGTTTAAATGAGGAACAGTTGAAAACCCCTGTTTTgcaatttttcaaagaaaatcttCCAGACCTTTCAATtgtaagaaacaaagaaaatgggCATTTTGAAGTGCAATGGAATGATAATGATGGTAATTCATGTATGTACAATGCTGATGGAAGAGATATACATACTTCCCTTCTGCAGAGGATGTCCATTGCTTATCCTTTTGGCTCTGCTGCTCCCTCTTTTGGTGGCTATGAGTTATCAACCAAATCAG TTAAAACAAAGGTTCTAGGTGCTGAAAACCTGCAGATCAGAGACTTT tttccGGAGGAGCCGAGTGATTCTCAGATGCTTGGAATGCATGATGCCTTTCGAACTCCTGGG GCTACCAGCCAAAGGCTATCTATTGGAATGACCCCGAAAACTTTAAGGTTGCCTAAGCCTGGTGAGATGCTTCTTTCTGTTCATGGTTCACCTCTCGGTGTTTACAAGGAGGAGAACATGGAAGCAATACGGG AGTCAGACGAGGACTGA
- the LOC123198505 gene encoding pentatricopeptide repeat-containing protein At4g39620, chloroplastic-like gives MPSPNLSSASSCPSLQLSSLTSSSLFTPKSSQNFTFSPPWLASRKLPMARISCVSTRPRRLSGRTSEETETHELVREIMRSFSDKTPLLKTLNKYVTMVRTEHCFLLFEELGKADKWLQCLEVFRWMQKQRWYIADNGIYSKLITVMGKKGQTRMAMWLFSEMRNSGCRPDTSVYNALITAHLHTQDKGKALAKALGYFEKMKGMERCQPSIVTYNILLRAFAQARNVAQVNALFKELDESFLSPDIYTYNGVMDAYGKNGMIREMEDILSRMKRARCKPDIITFNLLIDSYGKKQAFDKMEQVFKSLLHSKENPTLPTFNSMIINYGKARLRGKAEDIFLKMADMKYKPSFITYESLITMYGYCDCVSRAREIFDELIKSGKGIKVSTLNAMLDVYCMNSLPMEADALFDNLRDLKVTPDSSTYRLLYKAYTKANMKDLVQKLLKRMEGDGIVPNKRFFLEALETFGSKMASPESASAKTDMSKLGTLAKT, from the exons ATGCCCTCACCGAACTTATCATCAGCGTCATCGTGTCCCTCTCTGCAACTGTCCTCTCTAACTTCTTCCTCCTTATTCACCCCAAAATCCTCTCAAAATTTCACCTTTTCCCCTCCATGGCTTGCTTCCAGGAAGCTCCCTATGGCCCGAATCTCCTGCGTTTCGACGCGACCCAGGAGACTGTCAGGTCGGACGAGCGAGGAAACGGAAACCCATGAGCTGGTTAGAGAGATAATGAGGAGCTTCAGTGACAAAACACCGTTGTTGAAGACGCTAAACAAGTATGTGACGATGGTGAGAACTGAACattgttttcttctctttgaagAGCTGGGGAAGGCTGACAAATGGCTTCAATGCCTTGAG GTATTCAGATGGATGCAAAAACAACGCTGGTACATTGCTGATAATGGCATTTATTCTAAGTTGATAACGGTTATGGGAAAGAAAGGCCAAACTAGGATGGCTATGTGGCTCTTTTCTGAGATGCGTAATAGTGGGTGCCGACCTGACACTTCTGTTTATAATGCTCTAATTACAGCCCACCTCCACACCCAGGATAAAGGAAAGGCATTAGCCAAAGCGCTTGGTTATTTTGAGAAGATGAAGGGAATGGAACGTTGTCAACCTAGCATTGTGAcatataatattcttttgagAGCTTTTGCTCAAGCTCGAAATGTTGCTCAAGTTAATGCTTTGTTCAAAGAACTCGATGAGAGTTTTCTTTCTCCTGATATTTATACTTACAATGGTGTGATGGATGCATATGGGAAAAACGGGATGATCAGAGAAATGGAAGATATACTTTCCCGCATGAAACGTGCTCGGTGTAAGCCAGatattattacatttaatttgCTGATTGATTCATATGGGAAGAAGCAAGCTTTTGACAAGATGGAACAAGTGTTTAAGAGCTTGTTGCACTCCAAGGAGAATCCAACACTGCCTACATTTAATTCAATGATCATTAACTATGGGAAAGCAAGACTTAGAGGGAAAGCTGAAGACATTTTCCTAAAGATGGCTGATATGAAGTACAAACCAAGCTTCATAACATATGAGAGTCTCATTACAATGTATGGATATTGTGACTGTGTTTCTAGGGCCAGAGAAATATTCGATGAGCTCATCAAGTCAGGGAAGGGGATAAAAGTTTCAACACTGAATGCCATGCTTGATGTTTACTGCATGAACAGTTTGCCTATGGAAGCAGATGCTCTTTTTGACAACCTGCGCGATTTGAAGGTGACTCCAGATTCGTCAACATATAGACTTCTTTACAAAGCCTATACCAAAGCCAATATGAAAGATCTAGTACAAAAATTGCTAAAGCGGATGGAGGGAGATGGTATAGTcccaaataaaagatttttcttgGAGGCTTTGGAAACTTTTGGATCTAAAATGGCTAGTCCAGAATCAGCTAGTGCTAAAACTGATATGAGCAAATTAGGGACTCTTGCAAAGACATAG